A genomic window from Pseudocitrobacter corydidari includes:
- the feoA gene encoding ferrous iron transporter A has protein sequence MQFTPDSAWKITGFSREISPAWRQKLLSLGMLPGSSFQVVRVAPLGDPIHIETRRVSLVLRKKDLEFLDLESISR, from the coding sequence ATGCAATTTACTCCTGATAGTGCGTGGAAAATTACTGGCTTCTCCCGTGAAATCAGCCCGGCCTGGCGTCAGAAACTGCTGTCGCTCGGCATGCTGCCCGGCTCCTCTTTCCAGGTTGTACGTGTCGCACCTTTAGGCGACCCCATTCATATTGAAACGCGTCGAGTCAGTTTAGTCCTACGCAAAAAAGATTTGGAATTCCTCGATCTTGAATCCATTTCTCGTTAA
- the gntX gene encoding DNA utilization protein GntX — translation MLTVHSLCWLCQMPLAISRWGVCSRCAQTLFNTQPRCPQCGLPAAIGHLVCGRCLRKAPPWSRLIAVNDYVPPLSHLIHQFKFCDKPELAPILARLMLLNARQTSGLPRPDRLISVPLWQRRHWRRGFNQSDLLCQALAKWLGCAWHPFALKRVRKTATQHQLSARLRARNLKNAFRLELPVKGLHMVIVDDVVTTGSTVAEISRLLLRNGAASVQVWCLCRTL, via the coding sequence ATGCTAACAGTCCACAGCTTGTGCTGGCTATGCCAAATGCCGCTGGCGATTTCACGATGGGGCGTCTGCTCCCGCTGCGCGCAAACGTTATTTAACACACAACCGCGCTGCCCTCAGTGCGGGCTTCCGGCGGCGATCGGGCACCTCGTATGCGGGCGCTGCCTGCGTAAAGCGCCGCCCTGGAGCCGGTTAATAGCGGTGAATGATTATGTCCCGCCGCTCAGTCATTTGATTCATCAATTTAAATTCTGCGATAAGCCGGAGCTCGCCCCGATTCTGGCACGGCTCATGCTATTAAACGCGCGGCAAACATCTGGATTACCCCGGCCAGACCGGCTCATCAGCGTTCCGCTCTGGCAGCGACGTCACTGGCGACGGGGATTTAATCAGAGCGACCTGTTGTGTCAGGCGCTGGCGAAATGGCTTGGCTGCGCCTGGCATCCTTTTGCTCTTAAACGGGTGCGGAAAACCGCCACCCAGCACCAGCTCAGCGCGCGGTTACGCGCCCGCAACCTGAAAAATGCCTTCCGGCTTGAATTACCGGTGAAGGGGCTCCATATGGTGATTGTGGATGATGTCGTTACCACGGGCAGCACTGTCGCCGAAATTTCCCGCCTGCTTTTGCGAAACGGCGCGGCGAGCGTTCAGGTATGGTGCCTGTGTCGCACCTTGTAG
- the ompR gene encoding two-component system response regulator OmpR, with translation MQENYKILVVDDDMRLRALLERYLTEQGFQVRSVANAEQMDRLLTRESFHLMVLDLMLPGEDGLSICRRLRSQSNPMPIIMVTAKGEEVDRIVGLEIGADDYIPKPFNPRELLARIRAVLRRQANELPGAPSQEEAVIAFGKFKLNLGTREMFREDEPMPLTSGEFAVLKALVSHPREPLSRDKLMNLARGREYSAMERSIDVQISRLRRMVEEDPAHPRYIQTVWGLGYVFVPDGSKA, from the coding sequence ATGCAAGAGAATTATAAGATTCTGGTGGTCGATGACGACATGCGCCTGCGTGCGCTGCTTGAACGTTATCTGACCGAGCAGGGTTTCCAGGTTCGAAGTGTAGCCAACGCCGAACAGATGGATCGCCTGTTAACCCGCGAATCCTTCCATCTTATGGTACTGGATTTAATGCTGCCAGGCGAAGACGGTTTGTCCATCTGCCGCCGTCTGCGTAGCCAAAGCAACCCAATGCCGATCATCATGGTAACGGCGAAGGGCGAAGAAGTTGACCGTATCGTCGGCCTGGAAATCGGTGCAGACGACTACATCCCTAAACCGTTCAACCCGCGTGAACTGCTGGCCCGTATTCGTGCGGTGCTGCGTCGTCAGGCGAACGAACTGCCGGGCGCGCCTTCTCAGGAAGAGGCGGTGATTGCCTTCGGTAAGTTCAAACTGAATCTCGGTACGCGTGAAATGTTCCGTGAAGATGAACCCATGCCGCTGACCAGCGGGGAATTTGCGGTACTGAAAGCGCTGGTGAGCCATCCGCGTGAACCACTCTCCCGCGATAAACTGATGAACCTGGCGCGCGGTCGCGAGTACTCCGCCATGGAACGTTCCATCGACGTACAAATCTCCCGTCTGCGCCGCATGGTGGAAGAAGATCCGGCCCATCCACGCTATATCCAGACCGTCTGGGGCCTGGGTTACGTCTTTGTCCCGGACGGTTCTAAGGCATGA
- a CDS encoding Tex family protein has protein sequence MMNDSLCRIIAGELQARAEQVEAAVRLLDDGNTVPFIARYRKEVTGGLDDTQLRNLESRLGYLRELEDRRQTILKSISEQGKLTESLEKAINGTLSKTELEDLYLPYKQKRRTRGQIAIEAGLQPLAELLWNEPSHDPETEAAKFIDADKGVADTKAALDGARYILMERFAEDAGLLAKVRDYLWKNAHIVATVVAGKEEEGAKFRDYFDHHEPISTVPSHRALAMFRGRNEGILQLSLNADPQFDEPPKESHGEQIIIDHLGLRLNNAPADSWRKGVVSWTWRIKVLMHLETELMGTVRERGEDEAINVFARNLHDLLMAAPAGLRATMGLDPGLRTGVKVAVVDATGKLVATDTIYPHTGQAAKAAVVVAALCEKHNVELVAIGNGTASRETERFFLDVQKQFPKVTAQKVIVSEAGASVYSASELAALEFPDLDVSLRGAVSIARRLQDPLAELVKIDPKSIGVGQYQHDVSQTSLARKLDAVVEDCVNAVGVDLNTASVPLLTRVAGLTRMMAQNIVSWRDENGQFQNRQQLLKVSRLGPKAFEQCAGFLRINHGDNPLDASTVHPEAYPVVERILARTQQALKDLMGNSSELRNLKASEFTDESFGVPTVTDIIKELEKPGRDPRPEFKTAQFADGVETMNDLLPGMILEGAVTNVTNFGAFVDIGVHQDGLVHISSLADKFVEDPHTVVKAGDIVKVKVLEVDLPRKRIALTMRLDEQPGETNARRGGNSNERNQGNRPAAKAAKPRGRDVQPAGNSAMMDALAAAMGKKR, from the coding sequence ATGATGAATGATTCGCTCTGCCGCATTATTGCGGGTGAACTTCAGGCACGCGCAGAACAGGTGGAAGCCGCCGTTCGCCTGCTTGATGATGGGAATACCGTGCCGTTTATTGCACGTTATCGTAAGGAAGTCACCGGCGGTCTGGATGACACGCAGCTGCGTAATCTGGAATCCCGACTCGGCTATTTGCGTGAACTGGAAGATCGTCGCCAGACCATTCTTAAGTCCATCAGCGAACAGGGAAAACTCACCGAGTCGCTGGAAAAAGCCATCAACGGCACCCTCAGCAAAACCGAGCTTGAAGACCTTTACCTCCCGTATAAACAAAAACGTCGCACACGCGGGCAAATCGCCATTGAAGCCGGGCTGCAACCGCTGGCTGAGCTGCTGTGGAACGAGCCGTCTCATGACCCGGAAACGGAAGCCGCCAAATTTATCGACGCCGACAAAGGCGTGGCGGATACCAAAGCCGCGCTGGATGGCGCACGCTATATCCTGATGGAGCGTTTTGCTGAAGACGCAGGCCTGCTGGCGAAAGTGCGTGATTATCTGTGGAAAAACGCCCACATCGTGGCGACCGTGGTGGCAGGCAAAGAGGAAGAAGGCGCGAAATTCCGCGACTACTTCGACCATCACGAACCGATTTCTACCGTGCCGTCTCACCGCGCGCTGGCGATGTTCCGTGGCCGCAACGAAGGCATCCTGCAACTGTCGCTTAATGCCGACCCGCAGTTCGACGAGCCACCGAAAGAGAGCCACGGCGAACAGATTATTATCGACCACCTTGGCCTGCGCCTGAACAACGCCCCGGCGGATAGCTGGCGTAAAGGCGTGGTGAGCTGGACGTGGCGCATCAAGGTGCTGATGCACCTGGAAACTGAACTGATGGGCACCGTGCGCGAGCGCGGGGAAGACGAAGCGATTAACGTCTTCGCCCGTAACCTGCACGACCTGCTGATGGCGGCACCTGCGGGCCTGCGCGCGACGATGGGCCTCGATCCGGGCCTGCGTACCGGCGTGAAAGTGGCTGTGGTCGATGCCACCGGCAAACTGGTCGCCACCGACACCATCTATCCACATACCGGTCAGGCAGCGAAAGCGGCCGTTGTGGTCGCGGCGCTGTGCGAGAAACATAACGTTGAGCTGGTCGCTATCGGTAACGGTACAGCCTCGCGCGAAACGGAGCGTTTCTTCCTCGACGTGCAGAAACAGTTCCCGAAAGTGACGGCGCAGAAAGTGATCGTCAGCGAAGCAGGGGCGTCCGTTTACTCGGCGTCTGAACTGGCGGCGCTGGAATTCCCGGACCTCGACGTTTCTCTGCGTGGCGCGGTCTCTATCGCCCGCCGTTTGCAGGACCCGCTCGCCGAGCTGGTGAAAATCGACCCGAAATCCATCGGCGTCGGCCAGTATCAGCACGACGTCAGCCAGACCTCGCTGGCGCGTAAGCTGGATGCGGTAGTGGAAGACTGCGTAAACGCCGTCGGCGTAGACCTGAATACCGCTTCCGTTCCGCTGTTAACTCGCGTGGCGGGCCTGACGCGCATGATGGCGCAGAATATTGTCAGCTGGCGTGATGAGAACGGTCAGTTCCAGAACCGTCAGCAACTGCTGAAAGTCAGCCGTCTGGGGCCGAAAGCGTTCGAGCAGTGCGCAGGCTTCCTGCGTATTAACCACGGAGATAACCCGCTGGATGCCTCTACGGTGCACCCGGAAGCGTATCCGGTGGTCGAGCGTATCCTGGCGCGGACTCAGCAGGCGCTGAAAGATCTGATGGGCAACAGCAGCGAGCTGCGTAACCTGAAGGCCTCTGAATTCACCGACGAGAGTTTCGGCGTACCAACCGTCACCGATATCATCAAAGAGCTGGAAAAACCGGGCCGTGACCCGCGTCCTGAGTTTAAAACCGCGCAGTTCGCTGATGGCGTAGAAACCATGAACGACCTGCTGCCGGGGATGATTCTGGAAGGCGCGGTCACTAACGTCACCAACTTTGGTGCGTTTGTGGATATCGGCGTGCATCAGGATGGCCTGGTTCATATCTCGTCGCTGGCGGATAAGTTTGTGGAAGATCCGCACACGGTAGTGAAAGCCGGCGATATCGTGAAAGTGAAGGTGCTGGAAGTGGATCTGCCGCGTAAACGTATTGCGTTGACCATGCGTCTGGACGAGCAGCCGGGTGAAACCAACGCCCGTCGCGGCGGTAATAGCAATGAGCGCAACCAGGGCAATCGCCCGGCGGCCAAAGCAGCAAAACCACGCGGTCGCGATGTGCAGCCTGCGGGTAACAGCGCGATGATGGATGCGCTGGCGGCGGCGATGGGGAAAAAACGCTAA
- the feoB gene encoding Fe(2+) transporter permease subunit FeoB — protein MKKLTIGLIGNPNSGKTTLFNQLTGARQRVGNWSGVTVERKEGSFSTTDHSVTLVDLPGTYSLTTISSQTSLDEQIACHYILSGDADLLINVVDASNLERNLYLTLQLLELGIPCIVALNMLDIAEKQQIRIDIDALSARLGCPVVPLVSTRGRGIDALKLAVDRYQSNDEIELVHYAAPLLREAENLARAMPEAIPEKQRHWLGMQMLEGDIYSRAYAGDAADKLDIALANLNDELDDPALHIADARYQSISAICDSVSNTLTAEPSRFTAAVDKIVLNRVLGLPIFLFVMYLMFLLAINIGGALQPIFDGGSVAIFIHGIQWVGATLHFPEWLTIFLAQGIGGGINTVLPLVPQIGMMYLFLSFLEDSGYMARAAFVMDRLMQSLGLPGKSFVPLIVGFGCNVPSVMGARTLDAPRERLMTIMMAPFMSCGARLAIFAVFAAAFFGQQGALAVFSLYVLGIVMAILTGLMLKYTIMRGEASPFVMELPVYHIPHLKSLFIQTWQRLKGFVVRAGKVIVIVSIFLSALNSFSLSGQAVDNINDSALASVSRQLTPLLKPIGVHEDNWQAAVGLFTGAMAKEVVVGTLNTLYTAENIQEEDFDPATFSLTDELLGAADETWQSLKDTFSLSVLANPIEASKGDGEMATGAMGVMSSKFGSAAAAYSYLIFVLLYIPCISVMGAIARESSRGWMGFSVLWGLNIAYSLSTLFYQVTSFKQHPQYSLVCILAVILFNVIVIGALRRARSRVDVNLLATRKTVHAHETSGSCH, from the coding sequence ATGAAAAAACTAACCATTGGCTTAATTGGTAATCCTAATTCCGGCAAGACAACATTATTCAATCAATTAACCGGCGCACGTCAGCGCGTGGGGAACTGGTCCGGGGTGACGGTCGAGCGTAAAGAAGGGTCGTTTTCAACGACCGATCACAGCGTCACGCTGGTCGACCTGCCAGGGACCTACTCCCTGACCACCATCTCCTCGCAGACCTCACTCGATGAGCAAATCGCCTGCCACTACATTTTAAGCGGCGACGCCGACTTACTGATTAACGTCGTCGATGCTTCTAACCTCGAGCGCAACCTCTACCTGACGCTGCAACTGCTCGAACTCGGTATTCCCTGCATCGTGGCGCTCAACATGCTCGATATCGCGGAAAAACAGCAAATCCGCATTGATATTGACGCCCTCTCTGCGCGTTTGGGTTGCCCGGTGGTTCCGCTGGTTTCCACGCGTGGCCGTGGGATCGACGCCCTGAAGCTGGCGGTCGACCGCTATCAAAGCAACGATGAGATTGAGCTGGTGCACTACGCTGCCCCGCTGCTTCGTGAAGCAGAAAATCTGGCGCGCGCGATGCCGGAAGCGATTCCGGAGAAACAGCGCCACTGGCTCGGTATGCAAATGCTGGAAGGCGATATCTATAGCCGCGCCTACGCAGGCGATGCGGCGGATAAACTCGATATCGCGCTGGCTAATCTGAACGACGAACTGGATGACCCTGCACTGCATATCGCCGATGCGCGTTATCAAAGCATCTCTGCCATTTGCGACAGCGTCAGTAACACGCTCACCGCCGAGCCAAGCCGCTTCACCGCTGCCGTGGATAAAATCGTGCTCAACCGCGTACTGGGACTGCCGATCTTCCTGTTCGTGATGTACCTGATGTTCCTGCTGGCGATTAACATCGGCGGCGCATTGCAGCCTATTTTCGACGGTGGCTCGGTCGCTATCTTTATTCACGGCATTCAATGGGTTGGCGCAACGCTGCACTTCCCGGAATGGCTGACGATTTTCCTCGCCCAGGGTATTGGCGGCGGGATCAACACCGTGCTGCCGCTGGTACCGCAAATCGGCATGATGTACCTGTTCCTCTCCTTCCTTGAGGATTCCGGCTACATGGCGCGTGCGGCGTTTGTTATGGACCGCCTGATGCAGTCGCTTGGCCTGCCGGGCAAATCCTTCGTGCCGCTGATTGTTGGTTTCGGCTGTAACGTACCGTCGGTGATGGGCGCACGTACGCTCGATGCCCCGCGCGAGCGTCTGATGACCATCATGATGGCGCCGTTTATGTCCTGCGGCGCACGTCTGGCAATCTTCGCCGTCTTCGCGGCGGCCTTCTTTGGTCAGCAGGGCGCGCTGGCGGTCTTCTCGCTTTACGTACTGGGCATCGTGATGGCGATCCTCACCGGTCTGATGCTCAAATACACCATCATGCGTGGTGAAGCCTCACCGTTCGTGATGGAGCTGCCGGTTTATCACATTCCGCATCTGAAAAGCCTGTTTATCCAGACCTGGCAACGCCTGAAAGGCTTTGTAGTTCGCGCGGGTAAAGTCATCGTTATCGTCAGTATTTTCCTGAGCGCCCTGAACAGCTTCTCACTGAGCGGCCAGGCGGTCGATAACATCAACGACTCAGCCCTTGCGTCAGTGAGCCGTCAGTTAACGCCGCTGCTGAAACCGATTGGCGTGCATGAAGATAACTGGCAGGCCGCGGTTGGCCTGTTTACCGGGGCGATGGCAAAAGAGGTGGTAGTCGGTACGTTGAACACCCTCTACACCGCTGAAAATATTCAGGAAGAAGATTTCGATCCAGCCACCTTCAGCCTGACCGACGAACTGCTGGGCGCAGCCGATGAAACCTGGCAGAGCCTGAAAGACACCTTTAGCCTGAGCGTGCTGGCGAACCCAATCGAAGCCAGTAAAGGCGACGGGGAAATGGCGACCGGCGCGATGGGCGTGATGAGCAGCAAATTCGGCAGCGCGGCGGCGGCCTACAGCTACCTGATTTTCGTTCTGCTCTACATTCCGTGCATTTCGGTGATGGGTGCGATTGCCCGTGAGTCCAGCCGCGGCTGGATGGGCTTCTCGGTGCTGTGGGGGCTGAATATCGCTTACTCACTGTCGACGCTATTTTATCAGGTCACCAGCTTCAAACAGCATCCGCAGTACAGCCTGGTGTGCATTCTGGCGGTGATTCTGTTTAACGTGATAGTGATTGGCGCGCTGCGCCGGGCACGTAGCCGTGTGGATGTGAATCTGCTGGCGACGCGCAAAACCGTTCACGCTCATGAAACCTCTGGCAGCTGCCACTAA
- the gntT gene encoding gluconate transporter, translating into MPLVIVAIGVILLLLLMIRFKMNGFIALILVALAVGLMQGMPLDKVIVSIKNGVGGTLGSLALIMGFGAMLGKLLADCGGAQRIATTLIDKFGRKNIQWAVVLTGFTVGFALFYEVGFVLLLPLVFTIAASARIPLLYIGVPMAAALSVTHGFLPPHPGPTAIATIFHADMGKTLLYGTLLAIPTVILAGPVYARCLKSIDKPIPEGLHNPKTFTEEEMPSFGVSVWTALVPVILMALRAIAEMVLPKGHAVLPYAEFFGDPVMATLIAVLIAVFTFGLNRGRNMDQVNDTLTSSIKIIAMMLLIIGGGGAFKQVLVDSGVDKYIASMMHGSNVSPLLMAWSIAAVLRIALGSATVAAITAGGIAAPLIATTGVSPELMVIAVGSGSVIFSHVNDPGFWLFKEYFNLTIGETIKSWSMLETIISVCGLVGCLLLGMVV; encoded by the coding sequence ATGCCATTAGTCATAGTAGCTATCGGGGTTATCCTGTTATTACTGCTGATGATCCGTTTTAAAATGAACGGCTTTATTGCCCTTATCCTGGTGGCGCTCGCCGTCGGGTTGATGCAGGGTATGCCGCTCGACAAAGTCATCGTCTCTATCAAAAACGGCGTAGGTGGAACCCTGGGCAGCCTTGCGCTGATTATGGGCTTCGGCGCAATGCTCGGGAAACTGCTGGCAGACTGCGGCGGTGCTCAGCGTATCGCCACCACGCTTATCGACAAGTTCGGTCGCAAAAACATTCAGTGGGCGGTGGTTCTGACCGGTTTCACCGTCGGTTTTGCGCTGTTCTACGAGGTTGGTTTCGTCCTGTTGCTGCCGCTGGTCTTCACCATCGCTGCTTCCGCGCGTATTCCGCTGCTGTATATCGGCGTACCGATGGCCGCCGCACTGTCCGTTACGCACGGCTTCCTGCCGCCGCACCCGGGCCCGACCGCGATTGCAACCATCTTCCACGCAGACATGGGTAAAACCCTGCTGTACGGTACGCTGCTGGCAATTCCGACCGTGATCCTGGCAGGCCCGGTTTATGCGCGCTGCCTGAAAAGCATCGACAAGCCGATTCCGGAAGGTCTGCACAACCCGAAAACCTTCACCGAAGAAGAAATGCCTTCTTTCGGCGTGAGCGTCTGGACCGCACTGGTGCCGGTTATCCTGATGGCCCTGCGCGCTATTGCAGAAATGGTGCTGCCGAAAGGCCATGCGGTGCTGCCGTACGCTGAATTCTTCGGCGACCCGGTAATGGCTACGCTGATTGCCGTACTGATTGCCGTATTCACATTCGGCCTGAACCGTGGTCGTAACATGGACCAGGTGAACGATACGCTGACTTCTTCCATCAAAATCATTGCCATGATGCTGTTGATCATTGGCGGTGGCGGTGCGTTTAAGCAGGTTCTGGTTGATAGCGGCGTGGACAAATACATCGCTTCAATGATGCATGGCTCCAACGTTTCTCCGCTGCTGATGGCCTGGTCTATTGCCGCCGTGCTGCGTATCGCGCTGGGTTCCGCAACCGTTGCGGCCATCACTGCCGGTGGTATCGCAGCCCCGCTGATTGCCACTACGGGCGTAAGCCCTGAGCTGATGGTTATCGCGGTTGGTTCCGGTAGCGTTATCTTCTCTCACGTGAACGATCCAGGCTTCTGGCTGTTCAAAGAGTATTTCAACCTGACTATCGGCGAGACCATCAAGTCCTGGTCGATGCTGGAAACCATCATCTCCGTGTGTGGTCTGGTAGGTTGTCTGCTGCTGGGAATGGTTGTTTGA
- the bioH gene encoding pimeloyl-ACP methyl ester esterase BioH: MNNVWWQTKGEGDRHLVLLHGWGLNAQVWDCITPELSAHFTLHLVDLPGFGRSRDFGAMSLDAMAELVLKQAPEQAIWLGWSLGGLVASQIALTHPQRVQALITVASSPCFCAQDDWAGIKPEILAGFQQQLSEDFQRTVERFLALQTLGTESARQDARALKSTVLSLPMPTVDALNGGLEILKTADLRQALTSLDKPFLRLYGRLDGLVPRKIVPQLDALWPQSESYLFAKAAHAPFISHPDEFSQVIREFADAKI, encoded by the coding sequence ATGAACAACGTTTGGTGGCAAACCAAAGGTGAAGGAGATCGCCATCTTGTGCTGCTGCACGGATGGGGGCTGAACGCGCAGGTGTGGGATTGCATAACGCCGGAACTGAGCGCGCATTTCACGCTGCATCTTGTCGACCTGCCAGGCTTTGGCCGCAGCCGTGATTTCGGCGCAATGTCGCTGGATGCGATGGCGGAGCTTGTGCTGAAACAGGCGCCTGAACAGGCTATTTGGTTAGGCTGGAGCCTCGGCGGGCTGGTGGCGAGTCAGATAGCCCTGACGCACCCGCAGCGTGTCCAGGCACTGATTACCGTCGCATCATCGCCATGTTTCTGCGCGCAGGACGACTGGGCCGGCATCAAGCCCGAGATTCTGGCGGGCTTCCAGCAACAGCTGAGCGAGGATTTTCAGCGTACCGTTGAGCGCTTCCTCGCGCTGCAAACCCTGGGCACGGAAAGCGCCAGGCAGGATGCGCGTGCGCTGAAAAGTACCGTGCTGTCGCTGCCGATGCCAACCGTCGATGCGCTCAACGGCGGGCTGGAGATCCTGAAAACCGCTGATTTGCGTCAGGCGCTGACCTCGCTGGACAAACCTTTCCTGCGTCTTTATGGCCGACTGGATGGCCTGGTGCCGCGCAAAATAGTGCCCCAACTCGATGCCCTGTGGCCGCAGAGTGAATCGTACCTTTTTGCCAAAGCCGCCCATGCACCGTTTATCTCGCATCCGGATGAATTTTCTCAGGTTATTCGCGAGTTTGCCGACGCTAAAATTTAA
- the nfuA gene encoding Fe-S biogenesis protein NfuA, with protein MIRISDAAQAHFAKLLVNQEEGTQIRVFVINPGTPNAECGVSYCPPDAVEASDTALKFEQLTAYVDELSAPYLEDAEIDFVTDQLGSQLTLKAPNAKMRKVSDDAPLMERVEYMIQAQVNPQLAGHGGRVTLMEITDEGYAILQFGGGCNGCSMVDVTLKEGIEKQLLAEFPELKGVRDLTEHQRGEHSYY; from the coding sequence ATGATCCGTATTTCCGATGCTGCACAAGCGCACTTTGCCAAACTGCTGGTAAATCAGGAAGAAGGTACACAAATCCGCGTATTTGTTATCAATCCTGGCACGCCAAACGCAGAATGTGGCGTTTCTTATTGCCCGCCGGATGCGGTGGAAGCAAGTGACACTGCCCTGAAATTTGAACAACTCACCGCCTATGTCGATGAGCTGAGCGCACCGTATCTGGAAGATGCGGAAATTGATTTTGTTACCGATCAGCTGGGTTCTCAGCTGACCCTGAAAGCGCCAAACGCCAAAATGCGTAAAGTGTCTGACGATGCGCCGCTGATGGAGCGCGTTGAGTATATGATTCAGGCGCAGGTTAACCCGCAGCTGGCAGGCCACGGCGGCCGCGTAACGCTGATGGAAATCACCGACGAAGGCTATGCGATTCTGCAATTCGGCGGCGGCTGTAACGGTTGCTCGATGGTAGACGTGACGCTGAAAGAAGGGATTGAGAAGCAGCTGCTGGCTGAATTCCCGGAACTGAAAGGGGTTCGCGATCTGACTGAACACCAGCGCGGCGAACACTCTTACTACTAA
- the greB gene encoding transcription elongation factor GreB, with product MKTPLITREGYEKLKKEMDYLWREERPEVTKKVTWAASLGDRSENADYQYNKKRLREIDRRVRYLTKCLENLKIVDYSPQQEGKVFFGAWVEIENDDGDVKRFRIVGYDEIFGRNDYISIDSPMARGLLKKEVGDLAVVQTPAGEASWYINEIEYVK from the coding sequence ATGAAAACGCCTTTAATTACCCGTGAAGGGTATGAAAAACTGAAAAAAGAGATGGATTACCTCTGGCGCGAGGAACGCCCGGAAGTCACCAAAAAAGTGACCTGGGCTGCAAGTCTGGGCGATCGCAGTGAAAACGCCGATTACCAGTACAACAAAAAGCGCCTGCGTGAAATCGACCGCCGCGTGCGTTATCTCACCAAATGCCTGGAAAACCTGAAGATTGTCGATTATTCACCGCAGCAGGAAGGCAAAGTCTTCTTTGGCGCGTGGGTGGAAATTGAAAACGACGACGGCGATGTGAAGCGCTTTCGCATTGTCGGCTACGATGAAATCTTTGGCCGTAACGACTACATCTCGATTGACTCGCCGATGGCGCGCGGCCTGCTGAAAAAAGAGGTTGGCGACCTGGCCGTAGTGCAAACGCCCGCCGGTGAAGCGAGCTGGTACATCAATGAGATCGAATATGTGAAGTAG
- the feoC gene encoding [Fe-S]-dependent transcriptional repressor FeoC — protein MASLIEVRDMLALQGRMGASQLSAQLHTPQPMIDAMLERLEAMGKARRVQEDADGCLSGSCKQCPEGRACLSEWWVLC, from the coding sequence ATGGCATCGTTAATTGAGGTTCGCGATATGCTGGCACTGCAAGGACGCATGGGGGCATCACAGCTCAGCGCGCAGTTACACACGCCGCAGCCGATGATCGATGCCATGCTCGAACGCCTGGAAGCAATGGGTAAAGCGCGTCGCGTGCAGGAAGACGCGGATGGTTGTCTGTCAGGGAGCTGTAAGCAGTGCCCGGAAGGGCGAGCCTGCCTGAGCGAATGGTGGGTATTGTGCTAA
- a CDS encoding YdgH/BhsA/McbA-like domain containing protein, translating into MKLVTGIVATLVMGSLSFGALAAKEIQKEDVAKMNLTKVGEITTSRTTSPMDAKRDLSKKADELGGKYYVIIAGSKNEKTVHGNADVYK; encoded by the coding sequence ATGAAACTCGTTACAGGTATTGTCGCGACTCTGGTTATGGGCTCGCTCTCTTTTGGTGCGCTGGCGGCGAAAGAGATTCAGAAAGAAGATGTCGCGAAGATGAATCTCACTAAGGTTGGCGAAATCACCACCTCGCGTACCACCTCGCCGATGGATGCGAAGCGCGATTTGTCGAAAAAAGCGGATGAGCTGGGCGGGAAGTACTATGTGATTATCGCCGGTTCAAAGAATGAGAAAACCGTGCACGGTAACGCAGACGTTTATAAGTGA